ACTCCCGCAGGGCCGCGGGGCCGGCGTACAGCCCCTCGCCCTCGGCGGCGTGCCGGACGACGGCGCCCGGGACCACGACCACGCGGTGCCCGGCCAGCCGCGCGCGCCAGCACAGGTCGACGGCGGCCGCCGGCGCCGGCGCGGCGGGATCCGGGCCGCGCAGGGCGTCCCACACGTCCGCGCGCACGAGCAGCCCGGGGGCCGAGACGGCGAAGACGTCGGTGCGCGCATCGTACTGGCCCTGGTCGAGCTCCCCGGGCTCGATGAGGCTGATGGGCTCGCCGGCGCCGGTCACGGCCAGCCCCACGTCGAGCAGGTGGCGGGGCCGGTCCAGCTCGACCTGCTTGCAACCGGCGACGGTCACCGACGGGGAGGCCTCCACGACCCCGAGCAGCCGCTCCAGGGCGGCGGGGTCGGCCAGCGCGTCGTCGTGCATCCACCACAGCCAGTGGGCCGCGGCCTCGCGGCCGGGGTCGGCCTGGTGGCCGGCCGGGGCGCCGGTCGCGGCCAGGAGCCCGGCCACCGCGGGGACGGGACCGTGCAGGAACGCGGCCGGCACGCCGGCGTCGTCGGCGAGGCGGGCCACCTCGTCGCGGACCGCGTGGAGGGGCTCACCGAGCCCACCGTCGCCGCCACCGTCACCGCCGCCTGCCGCGCCGGCGAGCACGGTGACGAGGCGGTCCGGGAGGCGCCGCTGGGCCAGCAGGGAGCGCACGGCGTCGGCCGCCATGCCGGGCCGTCGGTCCACGACCACCACCGCGGTGACGTGCTGGGCCCGGGCCCCCGGGACGGCGGCGTGGCCCGGGGCGGTGGCGGTGGCGGGGATCAGACCGACCGCTTCCGCAGCCGGCGCCTCTCACGCTCGGACAGCCCGCCCCAGATGCCGAAGCGCTCGTCGTTGCCGAGCGCGTACTCGAGGCACTCGCTGCGCACGGTGCAGGCGCTGCAGACCTTCTTGGCGTCGCGCGTGGAGCCGCCCTTCTCGGGGAAGAACGCCTCGGGGTCGGTCTGGGCGCACAGGGCGTCCACCTGCCAGGCCAGCTCACCGTCCACGTCGCGCGGGTCGGCCAGTCCGGGCAGGCCCAGCCACGCGGCGGGCGCCGCGGGGGCCTCCCGCGGGCGCTCCGGGGCCCCGCCCGGGTGCAGGGCGGTGACGGTGGCGGCGGCGCCGTCCTCGTCGGGGGTCTCCGCGTCGTCGCGGTCCGCATGGGCGTCCAGCAGGGCCGTGGCCCGGTCCTCGAGGCTCAGGCCGGAGTCCAGCCGCCGGGCGGCCTCCGGGTCGGCGGGGTCCAGGAACCAGTCGGCCGGCACCGCCCGTCCCGCGTACGGCGCGTCCAGGGTCCGGGTGCTGCGCGTCTCCTCCACCTGCTGGGCATTCTCCATGTGCTTCCTCCCCGTACTCACGCTGGCCGTCCCCCACCGGGATCTCCGGCGACGGGGACGCGGACCGGGTTCCAGGCACACGCCAGCCGACCCCCCGTCTCCGCCGTCCGGCCCCCTCCGGGCACGAACGGAACCACCGGCCGGGCCTGGGCACCGGTCGGTGGCGGAGAACAGTGGTGGGCGGTGGGAAGCGCCGTGGTCACCTTGACCGTTCCGCTTGAATTACATCGGTGTGACTCACGGTTCGTCAAACCGGCGCGGCACAATGTGGAGCGGCGATCGGCGGCGCCAGAACCGACACGCCGAGCCCACGTCGGCCCTGCCCGGCGTGTTGCCCCGGAGGCCCGTCCGGGGCCGTCCACGACGTCCCGAAAGGACAGGTTCCCATGGTCTCACTCGGATCCCCCTCCCGCCCCGGCGGCGGCCCGGCCGACTGGTTCGGGCTCGTGGCCGCCTCGCCGCGTCCCGCGGTGGTGGACTACGCCACCGGCGGGGACCGGGTGGAGCTCTCCGGCCGGGTGCTGGCCAACTGGGCGGCCAAGACCGCCAACCTGCTCGACGCCGAGGGCCTGGGCACCGGGTCCACCGTCGTCCTGGACCTGCCCGCGAGCTGGATGCCGCTGGCGGTGCTCCTGGGGGCCGCGCGGGCCGGCGTCGGGATCGGGTATGCGGGCCCGGGCGGGGCCGGCGCCGACCTGGTGGTCACCGACGACGCGGGCGCCTGGGCCGCCGCGCCCTCCGAGCTGTGGTCCGTCCCGGCCGGCGGGATCGGCGGGGGCGCGGCCGGCGGGACGGACGGCGACGCCGGCGCCGCCCCGCTGCCGGCCCACGCCCTGGACTACGCCGCGGAGGTCCGCGTGCAGGGCGACCGGTGCGCCCTGCCGATGCCGCCCGGCACCCTCGCGGGGCTGGTCGCGGGGCCGGCCGGGGCAGCCGAGGACGCGACCGGGGCGGACCGAGACGGGGCCGGGGCGGACGCGCGCTGGTCCCGCCGCGAGCGCGGCCTCGTGGTGGCCGCACGGGCGGGCCGCCTGGACGCGGCGCTGGCGCGGGCCGCCGCGGAGGCCTGGGGCCGGGGGCTGCCGGTCGTGCTCGTGCCGGCGGAGCGGGCGGACGACGAGGCGGTGGCCGGGATCGTCACGGCGGAGCGGCTCGGGGACGCCACGGCCCGGTGACCGGGGCGCGGCGTGCGGACGTGGCATCCGGGGGTCGCGGGAAGGCGCGCGGCGTCAGTCGGCGGAGTCGGCCCGCGCGGTGGCGGCACGGTCGCCCGGCACCGTGCTGGCCCGGGGGGCCGCTCGGAGACCGCGCGGGGCGTCCCGGGGGCCCCGGGGCCCGTCGGCCCCGGGGGCCGTGACCACGGGCAGCTGGCCCGTCAGCCGTTCCCGGTCGTGGGCGAAGTCCGGGTCGGCGTCCAGTTCCTCGGTGAAGACCCAGAACCGGTAGGCGAAGAACCGGAAGATCGTGCCCAGCACGAGGCCCACCACGCTGCCGGCGATGAAGATGCCGGTGGTGGAGGTGACGCCCAGCCAGTACTGCGCCACGAACACGCACGCGGCCGCGATGCCCATCCCGATCACGTTCATCACGGCGAACAGCACGAGCTCGCGCACGACGTTGCTCTGCCGGCGGTGCCGGAAGGTCCAGAACCGGTTGGCCGCCCAGGAGAAGATGGTGGCGACCACGCTGGCCACCACCTTGGACTTGACGTTGCTGCCCTCCATGGGCCCGTCCATGAGCCACAGGAAGATGCCGGAGTCCACCACGAAGGCGGCGGCCCCGACCGCGCCGAACTTGGCGACCTCCCGCCACAGCAAGGCGACCAGGGCCACGAGGCGTTGCCACAGGGTGCTGATCATGGGCGTGGAGGGGCTCCTCGGTGGGCGGCGGGCGTACCCGCACACTGTAGACGGCTTTCCTCCCCGTTTCCTGACAGGTCCGGGGCGGGGACGGTGGCCGACGGGCGGGCCCCGCGGTGATGGGTACCCTTGGTGCGTGACTTTTCCTGTGATCGGAGTAGTGGGCGGCGGCCAGCTGGCCCGGATGATGGCCCCGGCGGCCACGGCACTGGGGGTGCGCCTCAGGGTGCTCGCCGAGGGCGCCGACGTGTCCGCCACCACCGCGGCGCCGTGCGTGGTCGGCGACTACCGGGACCTCGAGACCCTGAAGGACTTCGCCGCGACCGTGGACGTGGTCACCTTCGACCACGAGCACGTCCCGGCCGAGCACCTGCGCGTCCTCGAGGCGGCCGGGGTGAACCTGCAGCCGGGCCCCGAGGCGCTGCAGTACGCCCAGGACAAGCTGCTGATGCGCCAGGCCTGCGACCGGCTGGGCCTGCCGAACCCGGAGTGGGCCGCCGTCGCCACCGTGGCCGAGCTCGTGGCGGCGGGCGACCGGATCGGCTGGCCGGTGGTGCTGAAGACCCCGCGCGGGGGCTACGACGGCAAGGGCGTGCGGGTGCTGGACTCCGCCGCCCAGGCCGAGGACTGCCGCGACTGGTTCGCCCTGGGCTTCGAGGCCCTGCTGGTGGAGCAGAAGGTGGACTTCTCCCGCGAGCTCTCCGCCCAGGTGGCCCGCACGCCCTCCGGGACGACCGCGTCCTACCCCGTGGTCGAGTCCGTCCAGACGGACGGCGTCTGCGACCTCGTCACCGCCCCGGCCCCGGGGATCGATCCGCGCACCGCGCAGGCCGCCGAGGAGGCGGCCGTCACCCTCGCCGAGGGACTGGGCGTGACCGGGATGCTGGCCGTGGAACTGTTCGAGACCCCCGGCGTGGGCCCGGGCTTCATGGTCAACGAGCTGGCCATGCGCCCGCACAACTCGGGGCACTGGTCCATGGACGGCGCCGTGACGGGCCAGTTCGAGCAGCACGTGCGTGCGGTGCTCGACCTCCCGCTGGGGTCCACGGACACGCTCGGGGCGTTCACCGTCATGAAGAACTACCTCGGCGGCGCCAACGAGGACCTCTACTCCGCCTTCCCGACGGCCATGGCCGCCTACCCGGAGGCCAAGGTCCACGCCTACGGCAAGTCGGTGCGCCCGGGGCGCAAGATCGGGCACGTGAACGTCGTCGCCCCGCTGGCCGAGGACCTCGACGCGGCCCGCGAGGCCGCCGAGGGCGCGGCCGCGATCATCCGCGACGGCCACCGGGCCCAGAACGAGCCCGGGGCCCAGCCGGCCCCGGACGAGCACGACGAGCACCAGGAGCAGCGATGACCGGCACGGACGAGCAGCACGCAGGGACCACCGGCCCGGCCCGGGTGGCGGTGGTGATGGGCTCCGACTCGGACTGGCCCGTCATGCAGGCGGCCGCCGAGGCCCTGGAGGAGTTCGGCATCGCCTACGAGGCCGACGTCGTCTCCGCCCACCGCATGCCGCACGAGATGGTGGACTTCGGCACGCGGGCCCACGAGCGCGGCATCCGGGTGGTCATCGCCGGCGCCGGCGGCGCCGCCCACCTGCCCGGCATGATCGCCTCCACCACCCCGCTGCCGGTGATCGGCGTCCCGGTGCCGCTGAAGATGCTCGACGGCATGGACTCCCTGCTGTCGATCGTGCAGATGCCGGCCGGCGTCCCGGTGGCCACCGTCTCCATCGGCGGGGCCCGCAACGCGGGGCTGCTCGCCGCCCGCATCCTGGCCGCCGGCGAGGGCGCCGAGGCCGCCCGGCTGCGCGAGCGCCTCACCGTCTTCGCGGCGGAACTGCGGGACACGGCCACCGCCAAGGGCGCCCGCCTGCGGGACTCGCTCACCGGCCGGCCCGGCTACCGCGCGCCAGCCACCCCGGCCGACCGGTCATGACCGGCCGCGCCGTCGGCCCCTCCCCCGCCGGCGGCGGGGACCCCGTGCGCGCACCGGAGACGGCGAGCGTCCCGCAGCGCGGCAAGCGGGCCTGGATCCTGCTCGCGCTCACCCTCCTGGTCCCCGGCGGGGCTCAGGTGGTGGCCGGCGACCGCCGGCTCGGCCGGGCGGCCCTGCGCGTGACCCTGGCCGTGTGGGCCGTGCTGCTCGCCGCCCTCGTCCTGTTCCTCGTCCAGCGGGACCTGCTCCTGCGCCTGGCGGCGGACCCCACGTGGCAGCTCGGGGGCATCATCGTCCTGGCCGCGCTGGCGATCGGCTGGGCGGTGCTGTGGGTGGACACCCTGCGGCTCGTCCGCCTCCGACTGCTGGCCCCCGGGATGCGCCCCCTCGTGGCGGCCTGCTCCGTCCTGGCGCTGGTGGCCACCTCCGGCGTCCTGGGCTACGGCTCGTGGGCCGTGAACGCCGGGCGCAACGCGCTGGGCTCCATCTTCGAGGCCGGGCCGGCGATCGAGCCGGTCGACGGCCGCTACAACTTCCTGCTGATGGGCGGGGACGCCGGCGAGGGCCGGCTGGGCCTGCGCCCGGACTCGATCCACGTGGCCTCCATGAACGCGCGCACCGGCCACACGATCGTCTTCTCCCTGCCCCGCAACTTCCAGAACGCGCAGTTCACCGAGGACTCGCCGCTGTGGCAGGCCTACCCCGAGGGCTTCGACTGCGGCGACGAGTGCATCCTCAACGCGCTCTACGTGGACGTCAACGAGAACCACCGCGATCTCTACCCGGACGCCGAGGACCCCGGGGCCGAGGCGATGAAGGACGCCGCCGGCGGCATCCTGGGGCTGGAGGTCCAGTCCTACGCGCTCGTGGACATGGGCGGCTTCGCCCAGCTCATCGACGCCATGGGCGGGGTCACCGTGACCTCCGGCGGCTGGACCACGTACCGCGGCACCCGCCCGGACGGGCAGTGGGGCAACGCCTGGTGGGGCCCCGGCACGTACACCTTCGACGGCGAGGACGCCCTGGCCTTCGCCCGGTCGCGGCACTTCTCCACGGACTACTCCCGGATCCGCCGCCAGCAGTGCATCCAGTCGGCCATGCTGGCCCAGTTCAACCCCCAGACGCTGGTCACGCGCTTCCAGGGCATCCTCGACGCCGGCGAGCAGATCGTCGAGACGGACCTGCCGGGCCAGCAGCTCGGGACGTTCGTGGGCCTGGCCTCCAAGGCCCGGTCCCAGGAGATGGGCCAGCTGACCATCGGCCCGCCCGACTTCGGCAGCCAGGGCGACCAGTTCACCACCTACCCGGACTTCGAGCTGGTCCACCAGCGCGTCGGCGAGATGCTCGCCGAGGACGGCACCCCGCAGGCCGCCGGCGGGATGCCCGCGCCGCTGCTGGTCGTGGACGCCGCCGCCGGCGTCCTCGCCGGGGCGGCCCCGGACCCGGCCGGCTCGGAGGGCTCCGGCCCCGCCGACTGGCCGGAGCCGCCGCGTCAGCCCGACGGCGACCCCATCGACCCCGAGTGGCTCATGTACCTCGAGGACACCGGCCAGATCGGCCTGCTCGAGGAGGCCGCGAAGACCAACCACCTCTGCGTGGCCGGCACCGGCTGAGCCGGCGGGCCGCGTGCCGTCGCAGATCGATAGGCTGGAGGAATGTTCCTGCTCCGCAACGCCGTCCGTGACTATGCCTGGGGATCGACGACCCTCCTGGCGGGGTTGCAGGGGCGCACCCCGACCGGGCGGCCCGAGGCGGAGGTGTGGATGGGCGCCCACCACGGCGCGCCCTCCGGCGCCGTCCCGGTGGACGCGCCCGCCGGGGACCCCGTCCCGCTGGACGAGCTCATCGCGCGGGACCCGCAGGCGATGCTGGGCGAGGCCGCCCGCTTCGGCCGGCTGCCGTACCTGGTCAAGCTCCTCGCCGCCGGGCGTCCCCTGTCCATCCAGGCCCACCCCACCCTGGACCAGGCGCGCGCCGGCCACGCGGCCGAGGAGGCCGCGGGCATCCCGGTCGACGCCGCCCACCGCAACTACCGGGACGACAACCACAAGCCCGAGATGGTCGTCGCGCTCACGCCCTTCGCCGCGCTGTGCGGCTTCCGGACGCCCCAGCACGCCGCCGCCTCCTTCGAGCGGCTCGCCGCCGTGCTGGCCGACCACGCCGACGGCGGGGGTGCGGACCCGGCCCACGCCGTGGCCGGCCTCGCCGCGCGCCTGCGCGCCGGCGCCATCGACGAGGCGTTCTGCGCCCTGCTGGACCCCGCCGGTCCCTGGGCCGGGGGCGACGCGGTGGCGGCCGCCGTCGCCGCCCTGCGGGACGCGCCCTCCGTCCTGGCGGAGGACCTGAACCTGTCCACCGCCGTGGGCATCGCCGGGCACTGCCCGCGCGACCCCGGCGTGCTCGTGTCCGTGCTGCTCAACCGCGTGGACCTCGCCCCGGGCCAGGCCATCCACCTGCCGGCCGGCAACGTGCACGCCTACCTGCACGGGCTCGGCCTGGAGGTCATGGCCGCCTCGGACAACGTGGTGCGCGGCGGGCTGACCCCCAAGCACGTGGACGTGCCCGAGTTGCGCCGGGTGGTGCGCTTCGAGGCGCTGCCCGTCCCCTACTGCACGCCCGTGGCCGACGGGCCGGGCCATCTCCTGTTCCGGCCGCCGTTCGAGGAGTTCCAGCTGGAACGGTTCGACCTGCCGGACGCCGAGGGACGCACGCTCGCCGCGCGCGGACCGGTGATCGCGGTGTGCACGTCCGGGTCGGTGCGCGTCACCACCGGGGGCCAGGCCGGGCCGGAGGCGGTCCTGTCCGCCGGGGAGTCCGTCTTCCTCGGGGCAGCGGACGGCCCCGCCACCGTCCACGGGGTGGACGGGGACGGGGCCGCGACGCTGTTCTCCGTGACGCTGCCGTAGCGGCGCCTCAGCCGAGGCGGGTGGGGGCCACGTCGGGGCCGATCCACTGCTCCCACTTGCGGGCCTGGTGCTCGGCCTCGACCACGCGCACGGTGCCGGACTTCGAGCGCATCACCATCGACTGGGTGACCACGCGGTCGTTGTAGTACCGCACCCCGCGCAGCAGGTCGCCGTCGGTGATGCCCGTGGCGGCGAAGTAGCAGTTGTCGCTCTTGACGAGGTCGTCGGTGGTGAGCACCGCGTCCAGGTCGTGGCCGGCGTCGAGCGCCTTCTGCCGCTCCGCCTCGTCCTTCGGGGCCAGGCGGCCCTGGATGACGCCCCCGAGCGCCTTGATGGCGCACGCGGTGATGATGCCCTCCGGGGTGCCGCCGATGCCCAGCAGCATGTCCACGTCGGTCCCGCCGCGCGCCGCGGCGATGCCGCCGGCCACGTCCCCGTCCATGATGAACTTCACGCGGGCGCCGGCGGCGCGGATCTCCTGGACGAGCTTCTCGTGGCGGGGGCGCTCGAGGACGCACACGTTGAGCTGGCTCACCGGCTTGTTCAGCGCCTTCGAGACCAGGTGGATGTTCTGCTTGATCGGCAGGCGCAGGTCCACGAAGTCGGCCGCCTCGGGCCCGACCACCATCTTGTCCATGTAGAACACGGCGGAGGGGTCGAACATGGCGCCGCGCTCGGCGACCGCGAACACGGACAGGGCATTGGGGTAGCCCATGGCGGTCAGCCGGGTCCCGTCGATCGGGTCCACGGCCACGTCCACCTCGGGACCGGTGCCGTCGCCCACGTTCTCGCCGTTGAACAGCATGGGCGCCTCGTCCTTCTCGCCCTCGCCGATCACCACCACGCCGTTCATCCGCACGGTGTCCATGAACGCCCGCATGGCGTCCACGGCCGCGCCGTCCGCGGTGTTCTTGTCCCCGTAGCCCACCCAGTGGCCCGCCGCGATCGCCGCGGCCTCGGTGACCCGTACGAGCTCCAGCGCGAGGTTGCGGTCCGGCTGGGTGGCGGACACCGCCAGGTTCCGGTTCAGCATGTTGTACTCGGCGTGGTGCTGCTCCGCCGGCTTCTGGGCCGCAACGCCATCGTTCGCGGGCTGTTCAGTGGTCACCGTGTGTCTCTCCGTCTGCCTCGGGTACGTCTGCGCACCCATCCTAGTGTCCGGCGCGGTGGCAGAATGGACCGGTGACCTCCCCCGAGCCAGCGCCCAGCAGTGCCCCCAAGCCGCGACTGACCCAGAAGCAGGTGACGCGGGCCAGCCAGTCGGCCGGTCCCATGGTCATCAGCGTCCTGGCCACCCTCGCCCTCGCCCTCCTCGTCGTGTTCATCAACCCCGGCTCCACGGACCGGACCTACCGGCCGGACGTGGACGTGCCGACCGTCGCCCGCCAGGCCACGGCCACCGCCGGGTTCCGGGCCGTCGCCCCGGAGGTGCCGGAGGGGTGGACCGCCAACTACGCGCGCTGGAACGCCGCCGGCAGCGACCGGGTGGAGTCCTGGGAGGCCGGCTACGTGACCCCGGAGGAGGACTTCGCCGGGTTCACGCAGACCGCGCAGGCCAACCCCACGTGGCTGTCGCAGCAGATGGACAACGCCCCCCGGACCGGCACCCGCTCCGTGGACGGCACCACGTGGGAGCTGCACGAGCCCCGCGACGGCGACCGCCACATGGTCGCCGAGCTCGGCGGCACCACCGTCATCGTCACGGGCTCCGGGGACCTCGGGGTCATGGATACACTCGCCTCGGCCATCCAGAAGGACCTCCAGGAGGACTAGTCATGACCCTGACCCCCACCGAAGCCTACGAGCTCATGCGCCGGGGCAACGAGCGCTTCGTCTCCGGCGGCTCCGAGCACCCCAACCAGGACGCGGCCCGGCGCACCTCCCTGGCCAACGGGCAGAACCCGATCGCCGTGGTGTTCGGCTGCTCCGACTCGCGGCTGGCCGCCGAGATCATCTTCGACCTGGGCCTGGGCGACCTGTTCGTCATCCGCACCGCCGGCCAGGTCATCGACGACGCCGTCCTCGGCTCGCTCGAGTTCAGCGTGGACGTGCTGTCCGTGCCGCTCATCGTGGTCCTGGGCCACGACAGCTGCGGCGCCGTGACCGGCGCGCTGGCCTCCTACGACTCCGGGGAGATGCCCGCCGGCTTCCAGCGCTCGCTCGTGGAGCGGATCATGCCCTCGGTGTTCGCCGCCCGCCGCCAGGGCGTGGAGGACGTCAACGGCACGGTCGCCGAGCACACCGTGCAGACCTGCCAGCGCCTCGTGGAGTCCTCGATGTCCGTGGCCCGGGCCGTGGAGGAGGGCCGGACCGCGATCGTGGGCCTGACCTACTCCCTCGCCGAGGGCACCGCCCGGCCCGTCCGGGTCATCGGCGAGGTCGCGGTCCCCGGCCTGGAGGCCGGCGCCGCCCGCTGAGCCCGCCGGCCCCGGCGCCGCTCGCGCCGGGGCCGGGGAGCGCTCATCCCCGCACCAGGCGCAGCGAGCGCGCCACCGTCACCGCCTCGGTGCGGTTGCCCACGCCGAGCTTGTGGAACACGTGGTGCAGGTGGGTCTTGACCGTGGCCTGGGAGATGAACAGCGCGGCCGCGATCTCGCGGTTCGTCCGGCCCCGCGCGAGGTGCTCGAGGATCTCGACCTCGCGCGGGCTCAGGGCGGGCCCCCCGGGCGCCCCGGCGCCCAGCGCGCGCCGCGCCAGCGCTGCCGGCAGCGTCCACGTCCCGGCGGCGGTCCGCGCGACCGCGTCGCGCAGCTGCTCGGCCGAGGCGTCCTTGAGCAGGTAGCCGGACGCCCCCGCGGACAGGGCCGCCTGCACGTCCGCCACCGCCCCATAGGTCGTCACCACCAGCACCGGCAGTCCCGGCTGCGTGGCGCCGAGCCGCCGGGTCGCCTCGATCCCCGAGGGGCCCGGTCCCAGCTCGAGGTCCATCACGACGACGTCGGGCCCCTCCCCGGCCGCGCGCAGCCGGTCCGCGGTGGCGAGCGCCTCCTCGGCGCCCGCGGCCTCCGCGATGACGCGCAGGGCGCCGCCGGCCTCGAGGACGGCCCGCAGCCCGGCGCGCACGACCGGGTGGTCGTCCACCAGCATGACCCGCACCGGCCCCGCGGGCGCCTCGCCGGCCGTCATCGCCCCGCCTCCCCGCGTGCCGTCGGCAGCGCGAGGGCCACCACCGTGCCCGAGCCGGGGGCCGCTCCCTCGCCGGGATGGGCGTCCTCCACCGTGAGCGTGCCCCCGAGCGCCGCGGCGCGCTCGCGCATGGCCCGGATCCCGAACCCCTCGGGACGCCCGCCACGGCCCCGGCCGTCGTCGTGGACGTCCAGCGTCACCTCGCCGGCGTGCACCGCCAGGGTCACCACGCAGCGCCGGGCCCGGGCGTGCAGCACCACGTTGGCCAGCGCGGACTGCGCCACCCGCAGCACCGCCGTGGCCACCTCCTCCTCCAGTCGGGGACCGGAGGCGGGACCGTGGAGGGTGACCGCGAGGTCGGACCCGGCCGCCCGGGCGGTCCGCTCGGCGGCGCGGCAGGCGCCGGCGAGCGCGGCGTCCAGCCCCTCCCCCGGACCGCCGCGCTCCACGAGCGCCCGGGCCTGGACCAGGTTCTCGGCCGCCGACCGCTCGATCTGCCGCAGCCGGGAGGCGAGCGGCTCCCCGGGGTCCTCCTCCAGGGCGGCCCGGGAGAGCAGGACCACGGAGGCCAGGCCCTGGGCGAGCGTGTCGTGCAGGTCCCGGGCCCACCGCTCGCGCTCGGCGAGGGCGCCGGCCTGGCGCTCGGAGGCCGCGAGCCGGTCCCGGGTGGCCCGCAGGTCCTCGCTCGTGCGGCGCTGGGCCCGGGCCTCCTCGAGGAACAGCACGTAGGCCGTCCACAGGGCCACCGCCACCGCGGCGCCGAGCACGGGCCCCACCACCGCGCCGACGTCCAGGGTCCCGCGGTGCCACCGGAAGCCGGCGACGACGGCCAGGGCCAGCACGACCACGAGGGCCAGGGCGACCGGCAGCGAGCGGCGCCCCACCACGTGCAGGTGCAGGAAGAACAGCGGGAAGGCGAGCCAGGCGAAGTCCACGTGCACGGCGAGCAGGCCGAGCCAGGCCACGGTCACGAGGGCGAGCCACGCGGGGCCGCCGGGCCCCGCGGCCCCGCCGTCCGTGCCCTCCCAGCCGGCGGCCCGGGCCCGGCGCCGCTCCACCGCCGTGCCGGCCAGGTAGAGGCCGGCGAACACCGCGGCCAGCGCACCGGTGACCCAGGCCGCCGCGTGGTCCCCGGACCGCAGGGCGGGGGCGAGGGAGCGGGCCAGCCCGAGGACCAGCAGCACCGCCACGGAGACGTGCAGGACCAGGCGCATGGCCCCGAGCAGCTCCGGGATGCGCGTGCCGGGGATCCCCTCGCCAGCGCCGCGGGCCGTCTCCGCGCGCGCTCCCGTGGCCGCACCGGGCACCGCGGGCGCACCCGGCCGCCCGGCCGGGCCGGCCGGCTCCACCGGCTCCTCCGGTCCCTCCGCTGCCGGGGCACGCACCGTCTCCATCCGTGCAGGCTAGCCCGGCCGGGCCGCCCGCGGGTGGGGCGGGATCCACCGAAGGGTTGATCCCGGACCGTCCGGGTGGCCGATGTGCGCGCCGGGCCCGCACGCGAGGCTGGACGGCGTCCCGGTCCCGTCCACGAGGAGTCCCCCGTGCCCGTCCCGTCCCCCCTGTACCTCTCACTGCGCGATGTCCGCTCCTCCGCCGGCCGGTTCTCCCTGCTCGGGGCGGTCGTCGCGCTGGTCACCCTGCTCCTGGTCTTCCTCACCGCCCTGACCGGCGGACTGGCCGAGCAGAACGTCTCCGCCGTGCGCGCCTGGGAGGACGCCGGCGCCGGGTCGGACGTCACCGTGGCCTTCGGCGCCGCCCACGCCACCGACCCCGCGGACGTGGAGGCCTCCTTCACCGCCTCGAGCGTGGACGCCGCGCAGCTGACCGCGTGGCGGCGGGACGGGCAGGTGTCCTGGGCCGAGCCGGTGGGCATCACCCAGGCGCGCGCCGACTCCGGCGCCGCGGCGGCGGCCCTGACCCTGGTGGGGCTCGAGCCCGGCTCGCGGCTCGCCCCCGAGGGCGCCGGCCCGGTCCTCCGCACGGAGGCCCTCCCCGCCGGCCGGGCCGCCGCCGACGCGGCCGGCACGGCTGGCGCGGACGGCACGGCCGGCACGGCCGGCACGGTGGTGCTCAGCGAGAGCGCGGCCGCGGACCTCGGCGCGGCCCCCGGGGACCGGCTCGAGGTCAACGGCCGGGCCCTGGCCGTCGGCGGCACCGTCCCGGACGCGTGGTACTCGCACACCCCCGTCGCGTGGCTGCCCCTGGAGGCATGGACCGCGGTCTCCCGGTCCCCCGCGGACACCGCCACGGTCCTGGTGGCCGGGACGGACCCGGCGGCCGGCCACCGTCCTGCCGCCGCGCAGGGCACCGCCACCGTGGCGACGGACGTGGCCGGTGCGCTCGCCGCGCTGCCCTCGTACTCCTCCGAGAACGGCTCGCTCGTGCTGATGCAGGGCTTCCTGTACGGCATCTCCTCCCTCGTGATCGCCGCGTTCATGGCCGTCATCACGCTCCAGCGCACCCCGGACATCGCGGTCCTCAAGGCCCTGGGGGCCACCACGGGCTGGGTGGTCCGGGACGCCCTGGCCCAGGCGGCGATCGTCCTCCTCGGCGGCGCCGTCGTCGGGGCCGGCCTCGGCACGGCCGGGCTCCTGCTGGCCCGCGGCGCCGTGCCCGTCCAGCTCGACGCGGCCGCCGTCGCCGTGCCCGTGCTGGCCACCCTCGCGCTCGGCCTCGCCGCGGCCGCGGCCGCCGTGTGGCGCACGTGCCGCGTGGACCCGCTCGTCGCCCTCG
This genomic window from Citricoccus sp. SGAir0253 contains:
- a CDS encoding FtsX-like permease family protein — encoded protein: MPVPSPLYLSLRDVRSSAGRFSLLGAVVALVTLLLVFLTALTGGLAEQNVSAVRAWEDAGAGSDVTVAFGAAHATDPADVEASFTASSVDAAQLTAWRRDGQVSWAEPVGITQARADSGAAAAALTLVGLEPGSRLAPEGAGPVLRTEALPAGRAAADAAGTAGADGTAGTAGTVVLSESAAADLGAAPGDRLEVNGRALAVGGTVPDAWYSHTPVAWLPLEAWTAVSRSPADTATVLVAGTDPAAGHRPAAAQGTATVATDVAGALAALPSYSSENGSLVLMQGFLYGISSLVIAAFMAVITLQRTPDIAVLKALGATTGWVVRDALAQAAIVLLGGAVVGAGLGTAGLLLARGAVPVQLDAAAVAVPVLATLALGLAAAAAAVWRTCRVDPLVALGGS